Genomic DNA from Thalassoroseus pseudoceratinae:
AGCCACCACCCTGCTGGTTGTTCTGGCGATGTGCGTGGGCACTTCGACAGTGGCGTTCGCGCAGGACAAGAACGCTGAAAAAGCCAACAACTGGGAAAGCTATCGCAACGGGTTCCAACTGCTCGGCACGACAAACGCGAGATTGCCAGAGAAATTGGAAGTTCTCTGGACGATTCCTACAGAGTTTGGGGTGACTTCGACGGCAGCAATCGTTGGCGATCGCGTCTACGTGCCCACACTCGGAGGTGAGGTCCTCTGCGTTGAATTGCGAACCGGCAAGACGCTATGGAAGACCCGCTCCATCGACGATCCCGATCCCGCCGCCTTCGCACCGGGTTTCAAATCGTCGCCGACCGTCTGGGAAGGCGTGATCTACTTGGGTGACGAAGATGGAATGTTTCACGCCATCGATGCTGAAACCGGCAAACGGAAATGGCAGTTCAAAACCAACGGGGAAATCATCAGTTCTGCCAGTATCGTGGGCGAGAAAGTCATCTTTGGTTCGTACGACAACAGCCTGTATTGTCTCAATCGCAAGACTGGAGAGAAGCTGTGGTCCTTTGAAACGGACGGCTACGTCAACTGTTCCCCTGCAATCTCCACAGAACACACCTTTGTGACCGGATGCGACGAGCATTTGCGGGTCATCAATCTCGAAACCGGGGAAGAAGAAATCGATATGCCTTTGGGCTCGTATCTGATTGCCTCCCCAGCCCTGCGTGATGGCATTCTTTATGTGGGAACCTATGCGAGCAGCGTGGTCGCAATCGACTGGAAAACGAAAAAGACGTTGTGGTCGTACAGGGATGAAGACAGAGAGTTCCCCTATCACTCGTCCGCTGCTGTGACCGATGATATGGTGATTATCGGAGGACGTGACAAACAGATTCACGCAATCGATCGTAAGACCGGACGCGGGATCTGGACGTTCGGCACACGGAAACGCGTCGATAGTTCGCCGGTTGTCGCGGGAGATCGAGTCTTCTGCGGTTCGAGCGACGGTTTTCTGTACGAACTCAACCGAAAAACGGGTCAGGAGCTTCAGCGATACAAAATCGGCCGGGAAGTCACCGCCTCTCCCGCGATTGGGCAGAATTGCCTCATCATTGCTGCGGAAGGATCGAACGAACCCATTATCTGTCTCGGCAAAAAGATGAAGCCTTGAGACAGAGTTTTACTCGCGATTCAGTAGATAGAAAATCCAACTTATGACAACCGACACCTCCGCCACGACTGAAGTGGGTAGCTACTTCATTTCCAACTACCCACCATTTTCGCAGTGGAAAAACGACTATGTGCCCAGTGCTCTGGAAGCATTGAACCAAGAACCAGATGCTAGCATTCCTCTTGGTTTGTATATGCACATTCCGTTTTGTCGTAAACGCTGCAAGTTCTGTTACTTCCGCGTCTACACGCAGCAAAACGCGAAAACGATCGAAAAGTATGTGCAGTCGTTGGAACGGGAATTTGCAATTCTCGCGGATAAACCCGGTGTCCGCGGTCGTGATTTGGACTTCGCCTACTTCGGTGGGGGAACGCCGTCGTACTTGAGTTCGAAACAGCTTCGATCCCTACGGGACCGGCTAACGGAACACCTCTCCTGGGAAACCGCACGAGAAGTCACTTTTGAGTGCGAACCGGGAACCTTGAATGAGGACAAGGTCAAAACACTCAAAGAGATTGGCGTCACGCGAGTTTCCCTCGGCGTCGAGAATTTCAACGACACCATTCTGGAAGCAAACGGGCGAGCCCACTTATCCCCCGAGGTTCTCAAAGCCTATGACTGGATTCAGAATGCCGGTTTTCCGCAG
This window encodes:
- a CDS encoding beta-alanine-activating enzyme beta-propeller domain-containing protein: MRTRTHLKPTRSHCKATTLLVVLAMCVGTSTVAFAQDKNAEKANNWESYRNGFQLLGTTNARLPEKLEVLWTIPTEFGVTSTAAIVGDRVYVPTLGGEVLCVELRTGKTLWKTRSIDDPDPAAFAPGFKSSPTVWEGVIYLGDEDGMFHAIDAETGKRKWQFKTNGEIISSASIVGEKVIFGSYDNSLYCLNRKTGEKLWSFETDGYVNCSPAISTEHTFVTGCDEHLRVINLETGEEEIDMPLGSYLIASPALRDGILYVGTYASSVVAIDWKTKKTLWSYRDEDREFPYHSSAAVTDDMVIIGGRDKQIHAIDRKTGRGIWTFGTRKRVDSSPVVAGDRVFCGSSDGFLYELNRKTGQELQRYKIGREVTASPAIGQNCLIIAAEGSNEPIICLGKKMKP